The following are encoded together in the Narcine bancroftii isolate sNarBan1 chromosome 10, sNarBan1.hap1, whole genome shotgun sequence genome:
- the LOC138743795 gene encoding putative uncharacterized protein DDB_G0274435 — translation MDKEQEIEEQEIEEQETEEQETEEQETEEQETEEQETEEQETEEQEIEEQETDEQETDEQETEEQETEEQETEEQETEEQETEEQETEEQETEEQETEEQEIEEQEIEEQETDEQETEEQETEEQETEEQETEEQETEEQEIEEQEIEEQEIEEQETEEQEIEEQEIDEQEIEEQEIEEQEIERKRLRSKRLRGRD, via the coding sequence ATGGATAAGGAGCAAGAGATTGAGGAGCAAGAGATTGAGGAGCAAGAGACTGAGGAGCAAGAGACTGAGGAGCAAGAGACTGAGGAGCAAGAGACTGAGGAGCAAGAGACTGAGGAGCAAGAGACTGAGGAGCAAGAGATTGAGGAGCAAGAGACTGATGAGCAAGAGACTGACGAGCAAGAGACTGAGGAGCAAGAGACTGAGGAGCAAGAGACTGAGGAGCAAGAGACTGAGGAGCAAGAGACTGAGGAGCAAGAGACTGAGGAGCAAGAGACTGAGGAGCAAGAGACTGAGGAGCAAGAGATTGAGGAGCAAGAGATTGAGGAGCAAGAGACTGACGAGCAAGAGACTGAGGAGCAAGAGACTGAGGAGCAAGAGACTGAGGAGCAAGAGACTGAGGAGCAAGAGACTGAGGAGCAAGAGATTGAGGAGCAAGAGATTGAGGAGCAAGAGATTGAGGAGCAAGAGACTGAGGAGCAAGAGATTGAGGAGCAAGAGATTGATGAGCAAGAGATTGAGGAGCAAGAGATTGAGGAGCAAGAGATTGAGAGAAAGAGATTGAGGAGCAAGAGATTGAGAGGAAGAGATTGA